The genomic window CTCGTTGAGATCGATCTCCTCGGTCGTCATCGATTTGGATTTGACGACCGACGGCGCGTCGGCGTCGCCTGTCGTCCCGCTCGCGTCGGCCGTATCGGCCGCGTCGGCCTCGTTCCGGACCACGTCTGCCACGTACGCGTTCGCGTCCGCGGCGTCGTCCGCCACGTAGACGGTGCCGCCGTTGGCTTCGACGGCCGCCCGGACCGTCTCGATCAACTCCGGCAGTCGCTCGATAGCGTCTTCCTTGATCGCCCGCGCGTCGGTTCGCAGTGCCTCGAGGTCGTCGGTTCCGCCGTAGGTCTCCTTCCGGCGGTCGTTCGAGGCGCTCGCCTGGGCGTGGATCGCCGGCCCCTCGGTCTCGAGCAGGTGCCGGATCCGCTCGGCCCGCTCGGATCGCGTTCGTTGGGCCATCCTATCGGTCCTCCAGAACGATCACGTGGACCTCGCCGGGCCCGTGGACGCCGTGGACGAGGTCGCCCATGTCCGCCGTCGCGCTCCGCCCGGTCGCGAAGACGACGCTGTCCCGGCCCGCGTCGAACCCGTCCGCGAGCCGGTCGAAACCGGCGCTGAGATTCGGGACGACATCGCTCTCCGGGACAACCGCGACGTGACGATCCGGGTAGAGGGCGATCGGTTCCGCGCCGTCGGCCGTCGACTCCACGGCGACGCTGCCGTACTCCGCGATTGCGAACCCGACGGGAGTGACGCCCGTTCGTGCCGCCTCGAGTTCGGCGGTCGTCGGCTCGATCGTCACCGCTTCGGGGAGCGAAACGCCCTCGTAGGGAAGCGCTGCGCCGACGGCCGGCGCGTCGGCGACCGCGTCGATCCGCTCGCTCGCGTCGGCGGCCGCGACGCGCTCGAATTCTACTTCGAGTCCCTCGAGTGCGCGTTCGAACCGGCCGATAGTGTCAACTGTCATCGTCACCCACATCCCGGCGGACGGGCAAGAGACTGACGGTCAATCGGGGCCGTGGTGAGCCGCGCTGCTCGAGTGCGTGTTCGATCTCTCAGGTGGCGAAAAAGAAACTGAATGCCGGGCTGCTTTCACTCCGAGACCGACAGTTCGCCGTAATCGAACTCCTCGCCCATCTCCGAGAGGCTGTCGAGTTCGTCCTGCTCCTCTCGGAGCGTCTCCTCTAAGGTGTCCGCGACGTCGTCCATGCCGAGCTGATCCGCCATCGGGATGAGGTTCCCGTAGACGGCGATCTCGTAGTGTTCGGACTTCTGGCCGGCGGCGATGTTGAACCGGTCGATGGCCTCCTGACTGGGATCCTTGTCCATGAACTCCTCGTGGGCCTCGATCATCCCGTCGACGACCGGATCCGTCTCGGCCTCCGCGTCGGCGTCGAGTTGCTCGAACACGTCTTCGATGCGCTCGACGTGATTTTGCGTCTCCTCGCGGTGCTCGGCGAAGCCCGACTTGAGTTCCTCGCTCGAGGCAGTTTGCTCGAGTTCGTCGAGGGCTTCGACGAGTTGCTGTTCGGTGTAATACGCGTGTTTCAGTCCGTCTACGAAGAGGTCTTCGGTTGAGTCGATAGTCATAGGCGCTCGTGTGAGTCGACAGCGCTGATTTCAATAAACAGGTGGCTTGCAGATGAGACGGTCGCCGGTCGCCGCAATCGTCCGAACCCACACGAGCACGTATGATAGCGGTGTGGCGGGACCGGGACTATCGCGATTCGCAGATCGCGACGAAGTTCTCGAAAATCTCGTCGCCCTCCTCGGTGTGGGCGACCTCGGGGTGCCACTGGACACCGTAGAGGTCGCGGTCGGTGTCGCTCATCGCTTCGACGTCACACACGTCGCTTCTCGCGGTCAGTTCGAAGCCGTCCGGCAGTTCCGTGACCTCGTCGGCGTGGCTCGCCCAGACGCGGGTCTCGGGGTGCAGGGTGCCGGTCAGCGGGTCGTCGTCGTCGACGATGTCGACGGTGACGTCCGCGTAGCCGCCGTAGTCGCCGCTGCCGACGCTCCCGCCGAGTTCCTCGGCGATCAGTTGCATCCCCAGACAGATGCCGAGGACCGGGATATCGGCCTCGAGGTACTCGGCCGACGCGCCGATCCGATCCATGTCGGGACCGCCCGAGAGGACGACACCGTCGGCGTCGGCGGCTTCTGGCGGCGTGTCGTTGTCGATCAGTTCCGTGTCGACGCCGAGGTCGCGAAGCGCTCGGCGTTCCAAGTGGGTGAACTGTCCGTGGTTGTCCACCACGACGATCTTCGTCATTGCGTGCTCGTAGCGGCTCACTCGGTAAAAACGGTCCGAAAACCGCGCTCGGCTCGCACGCGAGGCGGAACGCTATCGCTGCCCCGTCATAAGCGATGAACGACTCGAGGCGCGGCCTTTTCAGTGCACAGTACAATCCCGGCATAGAGTATGACTCGCCCGAGTATCGATGCCGGCGATATGCGGTGGGGATGGACCTGTCCGCTGTGCGAGACGGACGCCTCGGTCTCGAGGGATCCCGAGTCCGAGACGTTCCGATGGGAGTGTGACGACGAGTCGTGCGAGGCGGTGGGCTTTGGCTTCACCTCGCGACGCAAGGCCAGACTCGCCCTCAGAGAGTACCGCGAGCGGTATCAGAACATCTACCGGTAGTCGGGTTACGACGGGCTGCTCGAGGCCCATCGATTCCGCCGATGTAACCCGTGAGTCGGCGTTCCGGTACGTTTATGCGTTCGTCACCGGATGACAGAGACATGGCTGTCGATCTGAGCGAATTCGACCATCCGACGTGGCTCACTGTCGTGGGAACGGGTATCGGCTACGGACTGATCCTCGCCGTGCTGACGCTGGCGATGTTCGTCGTGCCGTGGCTCGTCTTCTCCGCCCTGTAGCGCCGCGAGCACTGGCTGTCGTTCGCACTCGTTTTCCCGCTTCGGTAGGACCGAATCGTCGACTCGAGCCGGGTCTCTAGATATCGTTTCGATCGGGTCGATCGTCCACCGGTCACTATGCGACTCGAGTCCCTACGCCTACCCATGCACGTCGTCGTTCTCGGTGCGGGCTACGCGGGGCTGACCCTGACGCGGTTGCTCGAGGAAGACCTCCCCGAGACGGTCGACATCACGCTGGTCGACCGGTCGCCGGACCACCTCGTTCAGCACGAACTCCACCGGGTGATCCGCCGGCCGGAACTGGCCGCGGCGATCACAGTCCCGCTGCCCGAGGTGCTCGAGCGGGCCGCCGTCCGCGTCGCTCGCGTCGAGGAAATCGACCGCGACGAGCGGGTCGTGTCCCTCTCGACCGGCGCGCTCTCCTA from Natrinema versiforme includes these protein-coding regions:
- a CDS encoding LUD domain-containing protein, which produces MTVDTIGRFERALEGLEVEFERVAAADASERIDAVADAPAVGAALPYEGVSLPEAVTIEPTTAELEAARTGVTPVGFAIAEYGSVAVESTADGAEPIALYPDRHVAVVPESDVVPNLSAGFDRLADGFDAGRDSVVFATGRSATADMGDLVHGVHGPGEVHVIVLEDR
- a CDS encoding ferritin-like domain-containing protein encodes the protein MTIDSTEDLFVDGLKHAYYTEQQLVEALDELEQTASSEELKSGFAEHREETQNHVERIEDVFEQLDADAEAETDPVVDGMIEAHEEFMDKDPSQEAIDRFNIAAGQKSEHYEIAVYGNLIPMADQLGMDDVADTLEETLREEQDELDSLSEMGEEFDYGELSVSE
- a CDS encoding GMP synthase subunit A, translating into MTKIVVVDNHGQFTHLERRALRDLGVDTELIDNDTPPEAADADGVVLSGGPDMDRIGASAEYLEADIPVLGICLGMQLIAEELGGSVGSGDYGGYADVTVDIVDDDDPLTGTLHPETRVWASHADEVTELPDGFELTARSDVCDVEAMSDTDRDLYGVQWHPEVAHTEEGDEIFENFVAICESR